One Metamycoplasma gateae genomic window, TAACATATTTCTTTTAAGAAGTTTTTTAAATCACACATCTTGGTCAAAGAAATAACCAGTCATTAATTTTGATCTTACCATGTTTGAAATTTGTTCCAATATTAGTAGCACTGCAATGGTAAATAATAAATATGAAGATAATTTATCTCAATTATTTGAATCAGATGAATAAGTGCTAATTTGGAAACCAAAATCACTTGCTCCTACTGCGCCTATAACAACTGTACTCTTGAAATTAATTTCAACTCTATATAAAAAGTTCGATAAGGCTTGAGGAAGTATTGATTTTATAATTACAAATTTAACTTTTTGGAATCAAGTAGCTCCAAGGGAGTCAAGAGATTGAAATAGTTTATTTGGTATCTTTTCCACAGATTCCATTATTAATTTTCCAAGCATACCAATTGAGTGAATACCTAAAGCTAATACCCCGGCAAAAAGTTTTGAATCTTTTGAAAGTATTAAGAATAATAACGCAAACGTAAATGCTGGTATTGCTCTTAATACAATTATTAATAACTTGAATGGGTATGAAAAATATTTATTTATGTTTTTTGATGCTAATATTCCAAGAATTAAGGCAAAGAATAAACCAATTATAGAAGAAGCTATTGAAACCAATAAAGCATCAATACCTAGAGGAATAACGCTTGTTTTAGTACCTTTTCATTCTCCTCCAAATAAACTCCAATCTGGATTAAATAATTTTTTGATACCATGTTTAAATTGATTAATTTTTGTAGAGTTTCCAATGTTTCATTCAATTTGTGTCAATGAGGCAATAATTAAGGAAATAACAAATATTAAAATAAATATTTTAAAAATAAACATCTTAGATTTTTGACTTTTTAGTTGTTCTAGTTGTTTTTTATATGGTAATTTTTCATCAATCGTTGGATGTTTTTGTGAATAATCTAAAATATATTTTTTAATTAAGAAATTCAAAGTTTCAATGAATATCATTAAGGTTATTAAAGTTCATAGAACTATTGACATATGTGAAAAATTATGTTCCACAGCATATTGATCCGAAAGAAGCTGTCCTATAGTTCCAATTCCTACAATTGAAAGAATAGCAGCAAATCTTACAACCATTTCAAATGAATAAAATCCATATGAAACTATTCTTTTCATTAAATATGGTAATATCGCGCTTTTGAATGCTAAAGCCTTGCTATTACCAATAGCTTGTGCTCCATAATAAGCACTTGTATCATATGTGTCCAAATCTTCATACAATCATTTGCTCATTAAAGAACATACAAATATTGCGATTGAAAAAGTTGCAGCTAAGCTTTTTGAAAATAAGAAGAAGAATATAAAAGCAAATACAACAGGTGGAACTGCTCTTATAATCGACATTATTATTCTAAAAGGCAAGTATATAATTTTGTCTTTTATAAAGTTTTTAGAACTCAATAAAGCAATAGGTACAGAAAGAATTATTCCAAGTATAGTACCTAAAATTGAGTACGAAACTGTCGTT contains:
- a CDS encoding PhnE/PtxC family ABC transporter permease encodes the protein MNNSSAKFKLFNESIVNYFNPKFIDINNQKVTKKFPWLKILGGTIIFILVISMIIAIKPDFQNWKEFWRQIGHFFEVNKEAEIGASTFTPTETFIRSLQYLWTTVSYSILGTILGIILSVPIALLSSKNFIKDKIIYLPFRIIMSIIRAVPPVVFAFIFFFLFSKSLAATFSIAIFVCSLMSKWLYEDLDTYDTSAYYGAQAIGNSKALAFKSAILPYLMKRIVSYGFYSFEMVVRFAAILSIVGIGTIGQLLSDQYAVEHNFSHMSIVLWTLITLMIFIETLNFLIKKYILDYSQKHPTIDEKLPYKKQLEQLKSQKSKMFIFKIFILIFVISLIIASLTQIEWNIGNSTKINQFKHGIKKLFNPDWSLFGGEWKGTKTSVIPLGIDALLVSIASSIIGLFFALILGILASKNINKYFSYPFKLLIIVLRAIPAFTFALLFLILSKDSKLFAGVLALGIHSIGMLGKLIMESVEKIPNKLFQSLDSLGATWFQKVKFVIIKSILPQALSNFLYRVEINFKSTVVIGAVGASDFGFQISTYSSDSNNWDKLSSYLLFTIAVLLILEQISNMVRSKLMTGYFFDQDVWFKKLLKRNMLIKSLAISKTNNINFANDKYYANYMIAFHKFNKLFIYKYWIENKNLPDDILLKELNSKKKEYIDLYRHNIKLVKDDVSSIYKQTYDSVMKNNMSIKNWFKRKRMAKKSANIAIENYFEKQASIVRT